GAACCCGATATTCCAGTCCTCGAAATGGTTCTCTGCGAGGATCTCTGCCGCGTCGCCGAGTGATTCACCGAGGCCGTTGATGTTGTACCCGGCGTTGACACTCACGCTTGGTTCAGCCTGATTCTCAAGAAAGCGGATGTCCGCCGCGTTCTGCGCAAGGCGGAGTTCCTCTTCGAGCAGTTCCATGCGATTTGCCAGCGCCATCTGCATGAGTTCGGTGCGATCAGCGTCGTAGCGCACGGGATCGGGCGCGCTTGTCGGAACAACCATCGAGGACGTGTCAACGTCCAGCCCCGGCGCGTTGAGCAGACGCTTGAGCTCGCGCTGCTGCGAGAGGACCGCGTTTTCTGAGACAAGGATCGCTTCAAGGCTGGATGCGACACCGGACTGTGCGCGCGTGACCTCAATCTCCGCTGCGGTCTCGGCTCGCACGCGCCGCTCTGCTCGTTCGAGCTGTGCTACCGCGAGTTCGTACTGCTGCTGGCGAACATCGAGTTCCTGCCTGATCTGGTAGAGTCTCCAGTACGCACGGTCAACAGCAGCGAGCTGCGCGATAATCCGGAGCTTTGTCTGCGCCTGCGAGATCTGGTGGTTGTACGACGCGATGCGGATGCCGTAGGTCGCGATCCATCTGCCGGCATTGCGCAGCAACGGCTGGGAGAAGGTCAGACCAAGATCCGCTGTGTACGCGGGGTTGAGTGTCGAGAACGAGTTGTTCGTCTCGTTCCGCGTCATGGGCAGAGAGACCGTCGCACGGCCGCCCGTGCGTAGTGGCACGGACACACTCGGGTTGAACTGGGTGAACTCAGCCTGCGCATCGTTGAGAGATGATGATGTTGGTGAGTCTGTCTTGCTATAGGTCCCATTTGCGCTGAGCACGGCTTCGAACGCTGCTTCCTCGGCAGAGAGTGACTCGTTGGCGATCGCCGGATTGACCATCGCGACCTGTAGATCAAGATTTCGAGAGAGCGCGATCGCGCGCGCCTCTTCGAGCGCCATGTCGACTGATTCGCGCCCCTCGAACCTGCTGCGCAGCTCGAGCGTTTGCGCATCGAGCATCTGGTCCTGCGCCGGTGTGAGTGACAGTGTCTCTATCGAACGGAACCGCTCGGCATCAATCGGTTCGGCATAATCAAATGGCGACGACTGGAAGTATGAGCATCCTGCAAGCAGCACGAGCGATGAAGCAGAGGTTGCGAGAGAGACAAAGGTGCGTTGGTGCATTGCGGGGACAGCTCCTGCGCAACAGGTTGGGTGTTTGGTTATTCGTGACGGAGTGCGTCGATGGGATTCAGACGCGCAGCTTTGATCGCAGGGAACATCCCAAAGACGATGCCGATGAATGCAGAGAATCCGACAGAGACACCGATTGCCCAGCTTGGGATCGCAGCACCTTCCATGTTTGCATCAGGAATCTTGGTGATCAGGAACACAAGACCCTGCGCAACAAGCAGTCCCACCACAGCGCCTGCAAGACAAAGAACAATTGCTTCAATCAGAAACTGGAGCAGGATGATCTCCGGGCGGGCACCGAGGCTCTTGCGCAGTCCAATCTCGCGCGTGCGCTCCGAGACAGACACAAGCATGATGTTCATGATACCGATACCGCCGACAAGCAGCGTGATGCCGACAATGCCCGATGCTGCAGCAAGGATGCCCGCTGCGATGCGCTCGAACTGGTCGATGAACTGCTGGATGACACCAATATCAAAGGTATCCGGATCGTTTGGACCGAGATTTCGCATCTGTCGCAGCACGGCGCGGATCTCTGCCTTTGCATCTTCCACATAGTCCTTTGACTTGAGCTGCGCCCATGCCATGTTGACCCAGCCGTCCGGATTCAGATTCTGCGCTGTTGCAAACGGCATATACACTTCGGCGCTTGAATCGCCGCCGCCGAACATACCGGACGTCTGAATCGTCTCGACAACACCAACAATCTTGAATCTGCGTTCGGCAATCAGCACGATCTCGCCGATGGGATCGGTCGGAAGCAGAAGCTCCTCGACAGCTTTGTCGTTCACAACGCACACGCTGGAACGCTCAGCTTCATCGATCGAGTTGAAGGGTCTACCGAGAATGATCTGGCGGTTTTCGATGTCGTGCCACTGTGGCCAGATGCCGGTCGCACCAACCTCGAGCTTCATGTCGTTGTATTCGATTGCTCCATTGACGCGATAGATCGGTGAGATCTCGGTGATGCTGGGGCATCGATCGACAATCGCCTCGACCTCGTCGACGGTCAGCTGCACATCGCGCCAACTGATCTTGTTCCGCAACTCGCGAGGGCGTGTGCCATCGATAAACACACGTTTCACACCGAAAGATTCGAACTCATCAAGAATGCCCTGCCGTAGGCCAGACAGTGCAGCGACAACAGCAAGCACCGCGGACACGCCGATGATCACGCCGAGTGTTGTGAGGAGCGAGCGGATCTTGTGTGAAAAGATCTGCTTGATTGCAAAGACGATGGACTGGAAGACAAGACGGAGGGCATTCATCGTGTCTTTGCCTCCTCTGCTGTAGATGCTCCAACATGAACATCAGCATCCGCAACATGGTTCGCGTTCGCATCCTGATGTGCGGATGGTTCGCCAAGCTCTTTTTCGGCTTGTGCAATCGCGGCCTGCGCGTGCGCCTTGACCCATTGCAGGTGCATCGGGTCGGACTTCGTTGGATTGTCGGACACAATCTTCCCGTCACGCAACCTGACAATTCGCTCGGCGCGCCCCGCAACATCCTCCTCGTGCGTCACGATGAGAACAGTCTGCCCCTCGTCGTGGAGCATTTTGAACAGACCGATGATCTCTTCAGTTGTCGCCGTATCGAGATTTCCTGTGGGCTCGTCTGCAAGCACGATCGATGGCATGTTCACAAGCGCGCGTGCAACAGCAACACGCTGGCGCTGACCACCTGAGAGCTGGTTCGGCCTGTGGTTCATGCGATCACCAAGTCCGACGCGCTTAAGCGCCGCCTTGGCGCGCTTGCGCGCAGTCAGCCAGTGCTTGCGCGAGTACTGCATCGGCAGCATAACGTTTGTCAATGCAGTCTGGCGATTGAGCAGCTCGAACGATTGGAACACAAACCCGATTTCCTCGTTGCGGACGCACGAGAGTCTGCCGGGCCCCATCTTGTGGGTCATGCGTCCGTTGAGTTCGTACGTACCCATCGTCGGTTGATCGAGACATCCAAGGATATTCATCAGCGTTGATTTGCCGGAGCCTGACGGGCCCATGATCGCAACAAACTCGCCCTTGTTGACATCAAGATCAACACCACCCAATGCAACAACGCGCTCATGACCGAGCTTGTACACCTTCTCGAGTTCGCGAATGCGGATAGTCATGACAATGGGTTACTTGGGTGTGGATTCTGTGTTTCCGTTGGCAGCAAGTTCTGATGGCTGATCGTCCGCTGGTGACTTTTCATCCTCGACACCACGCTCGCGGATGTCCTCGTCGTGCTTCAGATTGAGCAGCGCCTTGTAGGGCCCGACCACAACACGATCTCCCTGCTCAAGACCAGCCTTGATGACGGTGTGCGTGAGGTCGCTCGCGCCGATCACGACCGGTCTGCGCTTCGCTTTGCCGTTCTCCATGACAAACACCGCGTGTGTAAACGTGCGCGTTCTATCGATGTGCGTTGCGTTCTTGAGCACATCTTCGGGCAACTCATCAATACGCACATCGAGTACAGACTGTGTCTGCACCTTGATCACATCGAACAATGTCTCGGCATGAATATCTGCGTTTGCAGCAAGGCCGGTTGGGAATCGGTCACC
Above is a genomic segment from Phycisphaeraceae bacterium containing:
- a CDS encoding TolC family protein; this translates as MHQRTFVSLATSASSLVLLAGCSYFQSSPFDYAEPIDAERFRSIETLSLTPAQDQMLDAQTLELRSRFEGRESVDMALEEARAIALSRNLDLQVAMVNPAIANESLSAEEAAFEAVLSANGTYSKTDSPTSSSLNDAQAEFTQFNPSVSVPLRTGGRATVSLPMTRNETNNSFSTLNPAYTADLGLTFSQPLLRNAGRWIATYGIRIASYNHQISQAQTKLRIIAQLAAVDRAYWRLYQIRQELDVRQQQYELAVAQLERAERRVRAETAAEIEVTRAQSGVASSLEAILVSENAVLSQQRELKRLLNAPGLDVDTSSMVVPTSAPDPVRYDADRTELMQMALANRMELLEEELRLAQNAADIRFLENQAEPSVSVNAGYNINGLGESLGDAAEILAENHFEDWNIGFSASVPLGNEAAQANLRSAILSRIQRIATQEDRRRTIIQEVAGALDSLESDWQRIMAARQSVILNQRAFDGEQRQFTSGRSTSTDVLDASSRLAEAKLTEIRAVVDYQITQINLAVATGTLMGSARVRWDSVESPQLDGWWLFPKAPEGTIDGTPNPQPD
- a CDS encoding ABC transporter permease, with the translated sequence MNALRLVFQSIVFAIKQIFSHKIRSLLTTLGVIIGVSAVLAVVAALSGLRQGILDEFESFGVKRVFIDGTRPRELRNKISWRDVQLTVDEVEAIVDRCPSITEISPIYRVNGAIEYNDMKLEVGATGIWPQWHDIENRQIILGRPFNSIDEAERSSVCVVNDKAVEELLLPTDPIGEIVLIAERRFKIVGVVETIQTSGMFGGGDSSAEVYMPFATAQNLNPDGWVNMAWAQLKSKDYVEDAKAEIRAVLRQMRNLGPNDPDTFDIGVIQQFIDQFERIAAGILAAASGIVGITLLVGGIGIMNIMLVSVSERTREIGLRKSLGARPEIILLQFLIEAIVLCLAGAVVGLLVAQGLVFLITKIPDANMEGAAIPSWAIGVSVGFSAFIGIVFGMFPAIKAARLNPIDALRHE
- a CDS encoding ABC transporter ATP-binding protein gives rise to the protein MTIRIRELEKVYKLGHERVVALGGVDLDVNKGEFVAIMGPSGSGKSTLMNILGCLDQPTMGTYELNGRMTHKMGPGRLSCVRNEEIGFVFQSFELLNRQTALTNVMLPMQYSRKHWLTARKRAKAALKRVGLGDRMNHRPNQLSGGQRQRVAVARALVNMPSIVLADEPTGNLDTATTEEIIGLFKMLHDEGQTVLIVTHEEDVAGRAERIVRLRDGKIVSDNPTKSDPMHLQWVKAHAQAAIAQAEKELGEPSAHQDANANHVADADVHVGASTAEEAKTR